CACCAATTAGCTTATAAGAGTCGGCCGGATTTTAAAGCAGTTCTTCATGCTCATCCACCAGCATTAGTTGCATTTAGCATTGTTCGGAGAATACCTGATACAAACCTGGTACCTAACGTACATAATGTATGTGGAAAAGTTGGCATGGCGGAGTATGGACTTCCTGGAAGTACAGAACTAGGAGAAAAAATAGCTTTAGAGTTTAAAAAGGGCTTTAATACAGTAATTCTGGAAAATCACGGAATTGTTGTTGGCGCTGATAATTTGTTTGAGGCTTATAGGTCTTTTGAGACTTTAGATTTTTGTGCAAGGATTGAAATTTATGCTAGGAGCATAGGTACCCCTATAGCTTTAACGGAGGATGAAATTGGACTGTCAAAAAATAAGCAACATATAAGTATGGAAGAATTCCTTCCAAGTAGCTTTAGCAGCTTAGAGAGAGAAGCAAGAAGAATTATGTGCGAACTAATACATCGGGCTTACGATCAAAAGCTTTTTACTAGTACAGAGGGTACTTTTTCACGAAGACTTGAGGGTGATTCCTTTCTTATAACCCCTTTTAATGTGGATAGAAAGTATATTCAGCCTGAAGATATAGTTAGAATTGACAATGGCTGTAAGGAAGCAGGAAAGACACCAAGTCGTTCGGTTATGCTTCATAAGGCTATTTATGAAAAGCATCCTCATATTAACTCCGTAATAATTGCTCATGCACCAAACATTATGGCATTTTCTGTTACAGATGTAGATTTTGACTCAAGAACTATTCCAGAAAGTTATATACTTCTTAGAACTATTCCAAAGGTGGCCTATGGGTCGGTATTTATGGAAACAGAGAAGCTAGCTGAGATGTTTATACCTAAAACTCCAATAGTACTGGTGAAAAATGATTGTATTATAGCTACTGGAAGTAGTTTAATCAATGCTTTCGACAGGCTTGAAGTAGCTGAATATAGTGCAAAGGCTATTATAGCTTGTAAAAATTTAGGCTCTATTGTAGCTATTGATAATGAAAAAATTGCTGAGCTAGAGTGTGCTTTTAATTTAGAAAAATAGGATAATAAAAAATATATAATTGGAGACCTTGATATAATTTGTAATATAAGATTATCAAGGTCTCTGCCATTTTTTCCAGTAAGCTGACCCTCGGGATTTTCAAAACCTGCCACGTCATCACCTTGCCAACAATGGATAGAAATTGCAATCTTTTCTAGTTTTGATAAAACATCATCAGTATTAACACCAAATTCAGAATATTTTTCTTTGTCTGCTAAATATGAATTTATTATTATTAATTGATTTTCTAAATATAGAAAACATTGTAAAATATCTTGACTTTGTACTATAGTAGTGCTAAGGTTATAGTATTAAAGTAGTACAAAGAAGAACAACTGTACATAGTCATAAAAATAATAAATTAGAAAGGAAAATGATTATGAGTAGTATAGATATAAAAAACAAAGATGGATTAACAGAAAAGGAGTTTTTAGATAGTTACATACCAGGCAATTATAGTAGGCCATCCAATACAGTTGATATGTTACTTTTTACGGTAGATGATGTACCAGTAGAGGGGAAAGACCCTGATAAAGCACTTAAAATGCTTTTAATAAAAAGGGCAGACCATCCATACATGGGATGCTATGCTATTCCAGGAGGTTTTGTTCATATTGATGAAGCTTTAAGCACTGCTTGCTATAGAGAACTTAAAGAAGAAACTAATGTTGAAAGCGTATATTTTGAACAGTTAAAAACTTTCGGTGATTTAGTAGACAGAGACCCAAGAATGAGGGTTATTTCAATAGCTTATTTGGCCTTAGCTGATAAAAATAATATTAAGCCAGTAGCTGGAGATGATGCTACTTATGCGCAATGGTTTACGGTAAGGAAAAATTTTATTTCCACTAATAATTCAGGAACTGAGAGAGTTGATACCTACAATCTAATTTTTGTTTCTGATGACGGTGAGGTTAAAATAGGG
This DNA window, taken from Clostridium estertheticum, encodes the following:
- a CDS encoding class II aldolase/adducin family protein, whose translation is MNFELLHPADQLIMIMERIYGYGMTTTSGGNLSIMDENGDIWITPGGIDKGALTRKDIIRVKPDGTIIGDHKPSSEFPFHQLAYKSRPDFKAVLHAHPPALVAFSIVRRIPDTNLVPNVHNVCGKVGMAEYGLPGSTELGEKIALEFKKGFNTVILENHGIVVGADNLFEAYRSFETLDFCARIEIYARSIGTPIALTEDEIGLSKNKQHISMEEFLPSSFSSLEREARRIMCELIHRAYDQKLFTSTEGTFSRRLEGDSFLITPFNVDRKYIQPEDIVRIDNGCKEAGKTPSRSVMLHKAIYEKHPHINSVIIAHAPNIMAFSVTDVDFDSRTIPESYILLRTIPKVAYGSVFMETEKLAEMFIPKTPIVLVKNDCIIATGSSLINAFDRLEVAEYSAKAIIACKNLGSIVAIDNEKIAELECAFNLEK
- a CDS encoding NUDIX hydrolase, whose product is MSSIDIKNKDGLTEKEFLDSYIPGNYSRPSNTVDMLLFTVDDVPVEGKDPDKALKMLLIKRADHPYMGCYAIPGGFVHIDEALSTACYRELKEETNVESVYFEQLKTFGDLVDRDPRMRVISIAYLALADKNNIKPVAGDDATYAQWFTVRKNFISTNNSGTERVDTYNLIFVSDDGEVKIGYLITERFVKNGIISIKVPSYELLEWSKEELAFDHIDLVYCAIERLKNKIEYTPIAFTLLPKYFTLREAQKLYETILNVEKPFSRANFRRKIKKMVIKTEKEKLTAGRPAICYMFNESWEHSFFDE